Below is a genomic region from Drosophila albomicans strain 15112-1751.03 chromosome 2R, ASM965048v2, whole genome shotgun sequence.
TGCCGTGATTACCGTGTGTGGAGGGAGCGTTATCTGTTGGGCTTCGCAGCGCTGGAAGAGCTGCAGACAATCGTCCAGTTGCTGTGTCTCCTGTGCACTGGGTACAAAGCTGGCGCAGCCAAGTAGCTCCAGATGCGGCTTAGCCAAAGCATCATAGTAAGCCGGACTCGTGGCACAAACAGGTACATAGACAGTGGGACGCTCCTTACGCACTATGTGACACAGGGCAGCAATGTATTGCTCCACATTGGCGCTGCTGGGACGGGGAACCACATAGAACTTGTCCACGCTGGAGGAGAAGCGTGCCAGCCCGAAAAGACCCTCGAACTCAAAGACCACAACGCGTGCTCCGGAGCCATAAAAGTTGCGTGCCATGTGCAGGGTTTGAATGGTGCTTCCTCCACTGAGGAGCACTGTGCGTTGACGGTGCAATGTTCCCGGTTGTTGTTCCTCATCCGCACTTAGCAGCCACTTGAAGATTCCAATTGGGACGCGCAACAGCTTCCAAAAGATCCACAACAAAGCCGAAAGCCAAAAACTGGGTGCAGCTATCGATAGAGGAATGTAGAGCACATAGCTCATCAGTGAGAGCACCAGACGTAGCAACAATTGGGGTCCGAAGAGCAAGAAGTTGGTGCTGGGTTTCTGTGGAGCGCTGGGCTGGGAGCGCAGCAAGCTGCCATCGGCGGTACGCTGACGACGCAGCTTGATAAAGTGACGATGTGGCGTCTTGTCGTCGCCGTCCTCGGACTCATCCTGGCTGGGATGCTCGGGTATGCGATCCAGGGAGTTGATGCGACGGAATTTTGGGTTGCGCGTTGCAAGACGCAGCTGGCGAGCGTGCTCCTGACGCTGCAGCAGATCGTCCAGAGTCTGCGACATTTTtgaaaaacacttttaatCGACAACACAATTTCGCGTTTCGTTCTCGTTTCGTTTTACTCCGTAATCTGTagtttattcttatttttcgTTAGTAACTCAGCCGTGCAGTGCTGGCGAAATTCGAAATCTGACTAAAGCGACGTTTAGTCAGCGGCTTCTACTTAATACCTATGGGCAATCGAAGTCTGGCCAATGCAATCGGTGATAGCAACTCAGACATTACACATTGATGTACATACAACAGCATCTACATCTGTACAGATATGGCTGTACCTATGTATAATCCCCATACCTATCGTACATATAGCGAGCGCATACGGATTAATAAAGTCTCGGTGCGTCGGTACTCTCGTTAGGAGTGTGATTTTTGCAATGTTCGGGCACTGTAAGAAAATAGGAGAAATGTAAGGAAATATAATGTCAAATACAATGTGAGGAATGGCtgaaaaaaatcaagtatAAGAGTGAGTATAAGAGTGGGTCTCACTAAGTATACGACAATGTATAAGACCAATTTTAATAGGCAGTGAAATATGAGgaatatgatatgatatgctAAAATATAAGATGGCGTATAAGACATAGACATAGACATAGTTCAAACTTAAAGCgcaaaatataaagtaaagaaCAGTTCAAATTTATATGATGTGTTATAAGGTAAAGTATAAGAAGTCAGTGTATAAGAGTGGGTCTCACCAAGTATAAGACAATATATAAGACCAATTTTAATAGGCAGTGAAATATAAACACATGAAATGATATGCTAAAATATAAGATGGTGTATAAGACATAGTTCAAGTATAAGACGTAGTATAAGACAAACTATAGTATACGCTagcaaaatataaagtaaaataaagatcaatacaaatttatatgatATGTTATAAGGTAAAGTATTAGAGTTCGAGTGTACTCTTATATTCGACAAAGTGTATGAAATATGAAGACATGAAATGATACTGTAAATTATAAGATGGAGTATAAGAAATTGTAGAAGTATATTAAAGTATATGccagaaaaatataaaaaatataaaatataaaggtcaatacaaattattatatattttggattataaagtaaagtataagAGGTTAAGTTCACTCTTATATTGGACAGAGTAAAAGATCTTCTGTAATATATGTGAGTAATGTACAAAGTATAAGaaagttaaataattaaaatatgtttgtattattataagaTGGAGTATTAGACAGaacttaacataaaaatagaatattagACTggtttaaaagaaatataagaATTGGCTGACCTCCAAGGTCGAGTATCATTACAcatatgttaatattaataatattttaacagAGTATAAGAATATCAATGCGTATAAGAACAAATACTTGAACTCCTGAAACAACTACTGagatttctctcagtgtagtAGCTTGCGCTAGAAAACATAAATCATGCACGTTGTCAGGAGCTGCTTTCTTCTGCCTCGGCTCGGTTTGAGCCCAAGGTTGGGGGGCCTCTGCCTCTGTTGCCAGCGGCACGTTCTCCACTCTCTTACCAACTCATCGAACTCGTCGACGTGCGCTTGACAACcgaaaagcacacacacacttgaaatCTAGATTTTAAACAATTGGTCCAGAGgtgtttgctgcttgttgttattattaatttattctaGTAATTCTGTTAATCGGCAGTCATGCAGTCTGTGAATGTACTTTGACCCCTTTGAAAAACGAATACGACTtacatactttatatatatataggaatAGGTATTCAATCGATTGGCGGCATTACGAATGATTCCGACTCTGACTGTCACTGATAACGAGACTGACTATGAACCCAACACTCATTAAGCAAGTCACAGCtaagagacaacaacaatataaatataatactataggAGAATAAGTTATGCTACACAAATAATCACACACCTACACATAGTATACAGATCCATAGGAATATACAACTATGTTATAATGTGGATGACAAAACGGAAAGTGAAATAACATACCTTAACCTTGCCAGCGAATCGGACTTTAAACAGCAATACCCAAtcatttattatgattattgtttATAGTTCGTCgggtattattaaatattccattttgtatttactcGAATTATTTTTGCACCTTGATATCTGGCCAAGGTTCCCACAGGTT
It encodes:
- the LOC117576513 gene encoding uncharacterized protein LOC117576513, whose protein sequence is MSQTLDDLLQRQEHARQLRLATRNPKFRRINSLDRIPEHPSQDESEDGDDKTPHRHFIKLRRQRTADGSLLRSQPSAPQKPSTNFLLFGPQLLLRLVLSLMSYVLYIPLSIAAPSFWLSALLWIFWKLLRVPIGIFKWLLSADEEQQPGTLHRQRTVLLSGGSTIQTLHMARNFYGSGARVVVFEFEGLFGLARFSSSVDKFYVVPRPSSANVEQYIAALCHIVRKERPTVYVPVCATSPAYYDALAKPHLELLGCASFVPSAQETQQLDDCLQLFQRCEAQQITLPPHTVITAQEQLHQLYERGFVGGYRNIFMAGGMQGVMERHKYILPSRRVELLQFSQHEISERQPWLVVRDQPGYHHYVTCTTVKDSRVVANVSCRVEHHTKNLIPVRRDDEAQIELWLRSFFAKVRFQRSINGHISFRLVKSPAHGGQFVPLGVRLGVALPYICHNRSHAQLLCRAIKCMCIHRTSGRHEEEANSWSWSWTALERNTSTAALDKREALFAYWDPLPYCAYYHFQLPLESVKLFLQRRNRSETKSLSPRITAPVH